The following are encoded together in the Panthera leo isolate Ple1 chromosome B4, P.leo_Ple1_pat1.1, whole genome shotgun sequence genome:
- the XPOT gene encoding exportin-T, with the protein MDEQALLGLNPNADSDFRQRALAYFEQLKISPDAWQVCAEALAQRTYSDDHIKFFCFQVLEHQVKYKYSELTTVQQQLIRETLISWLQAQMLNPQPEKTFIRNKAAQVFALLFVTEYLTRWPKFFFDILSVVDLNPRGVDLYLRILMAIDSELVDRDVVHTSEEARRNTLIKDTMREQCIPNLVESWYQILQNYQYTNSEVTCQCLEVVGAYVSWIDLSLIANDRFINMLLGHMSIEVLREEACDCLFEIVNKGMDPVDKMKLVESLCQVLQSAGFFSIDQEEDVDFLARFSKLVNGMGQSLIVSWTKLIKNGDIKNAQEALQAIETKVALMLQLLIHEDDDISSNIIGFCYDYLHILKQLTVLSDQQKANVEAIMLAVMKKLTYDEEYNFENEGEDEAMFVEYRKQLKLLLDRLAQVSPELLLASVRRVFSSTLQNWQTTRFMEVEVAIRLLYMLAEALPVSHGAHFSGDVSKASALQDMMRTLVTSGVSSYQHTSVTLEFFETVVRYEKFFTVEPQHIPCVLMAFLDHRGLRHSSAKVRSRAAYLFSRFVKSLNKQMNPFIEDILNRIQDLLELSPPENGYQSLLSSDDQLFIYETAGVLIVNSEYPAERKQALMRNLLTPLMEKFKILLEKLMLAQDEERQASLADCLNHAVGFASRTSKAFSNKQTVKQCGCSEVYLDCLQTFLPALSCPLQKDILRSGVRTFLHRMIICLEEEVLPFIPSASEHMLKDCEAKDLQEFIPLINQITAKFKIQVSPFLQQMFMPLLHAIFEVLLRPAEENDQSAALEKQMLRRSYFAFLQTVTGSGMSEVIANQGAENVERVLVTVIQGAVEYPDPIAQKTCFIILSKLVELWGGKDGPVGFADFVYKHIVPACFLAPLKQTFDLADAQTVLALSECAVTLKTIHLKRGPECVQYLQQEYLPSLQVAPEIIQEFCQALQQPDAKVFKNYLKVFFQRAKP; encoded by the exons GCCCTGGCCTATTTTGAGCAGTTAAAGATTTCCCCAGATGCCTGGCAAGTGTGTGCTGAAGCTCTGGCCCAAAGGACATACag tgatgATCACATAAAGTTTTTCTGCTTTCAAGTACTGGAACATCAAGTTAAATACAA ATACTCAGAACTAACTACAGTTCAGCAACAACTAATTAGGGAGACGCTCATCTCTTGGCTTCAAGCTCAG ATGCTGAATCCCCAACCAGAGAAGACCTTTATACGAAATAAAGCAGCCCAAGTCTTCGCCTTGCTTTTTGTTACAGAATATCTCACTAGATGGCCCAAGTTTTTTTTTGACATTCTCTCAGTAGTGGACCTAAATCCAAGGGGAGTAGATCTGTACCTCCGAATCCTCATGGCAATTGATTCCGAGTTGGTGGATCGTGATGTGGTGCATACATCAGAG gaggCTCGTAGGAATACTCTAATAAAAGATACCATGAGGGAGCAGTGCATTCCAAACTTAGTGGAATCATGGTACCAAATCTTACAAAATTATCAGTATACTAATTCAGAAGTGACATGTCAGTGCCTTGAGGTAGTTGGGGCTTACGTCTCTTGGATAGACTTATCCCTTATAGCCAATGATAG GTTTATAAATATGCTGCTAGGTCATATGTCAATAGAAGTTCTACGGGAAGAAGCATGTGACTGTTTATTTGAAATTGTAAATAAAGGAATGGATCCTGTTGATAAAATGAAACTAGTAGAATCTTTGTGTCAAGTATTACAGTCTGCTGGGTTTTTCAGCATTGACCAG GAAGAAGATGTTGACTTCCTGGCCAGATTTTCTAAACTGGTAAATGGAATGGGACAGTCCTTGATAGTTAGTTGGACTAAATTAATTAAGAATGGGGATATCAAGAATGCTCAAGAGGCACTACAAGCTATTGAAACAAAAGTGGCCCTGATGCTGCAGCTACTAATTCATGAAGATGATGACATCTCTTCTAATATTATTGGATTTTGTTATGATTATCTTCATATTTTGAAACAG cttacAGTGCTCTCGGATCAGCAAAAAGCTAATGTAGAG gCAATCATGTTGGCCGTTATGAAAAAACTGACTTACGATGAAGAATATAACTTTGAAAATGAG GGTGAAGATGAAGCCATGTTTGTAGAATACAGAAAACAACTGAAGTTGTTGTTGGACAGGCTTGCTCAAGTTTCACCGGAGCTACTGCTGGCTTCTGTTCGCAGAGTTTTTAGTTCTACACTGCA GAATTGGCAGACTACACGTTTTATGGAGGTTGAAGTAGCAATAAGACTGCTGTATATGTTGGCAGAAGCTCTTCCAGTATCTCATGGTGCTCACTTCTCAGGTGATGTTTCAAAAGCTAGTGCTTTGCAGGATATGATGCGAACT TTGGTAACATCAGGAGTTAGTTCCTATCAGCATACATCTGTGACATTGGAGTTCTTCGAAACTGTTGTTAGATATGAAAAGTTTTTCACAGTTGAACCTCAACACATTCCATGTGTCCTa ATGGCCTTCTTAGATCATAGGGGTCTGCGGCATTCTAGTGCCAAAGTGCGGAGCCGAGCTGCTTACCTGTTTTCCAGATTTGTCAAGTCTCTAAA tAAACAAATGAATCCTTTCATTGAGGATATTCTGAATAGGATACAAGATTTATTAGAGCTTTCTCCACCT GAGAATGGTTACCAGTCTTTGTTGAGCAGCGATGATCAACTCTTTATTTATGAGACAGCTGGAGTGCTGATTGTTAATAGTGAATATCCTGCCGAACGGAAACAAGCATTAATGAGAAATCTGTTGACCCCACTAATggagaagtttaaaattttgttagaaAAGTTGATGCTGGCACAAGATGAAGAAAGGCAGGCATCACTAGCAGACTGTCTCAACCATGCCGTTGGATTTGCCAG TCGAACCAGCAAAGCTTTCAGCAACAAGCAGACTGTGAAACAATGTGGCTGTTCCGAAGTTTATCTGGACTGTTTACAGACATTCTTGCCAGCACTCAGTTGCCCCTTACAAAAGGATATTCTCAGAAGTGGAGTTCGGACTTTCCTTCATCGCATGATTATTTGCCTAGAGGAAGAAGTTCTTCCATTCATCCCATCTGCCTCAGAACACATGCTCAAAGATTGTGAAGCAAAAGACCTCCAGGAGTTCATTCCTCTTATCAACCAGATTACAGCCAAGTTTAAG atACAGGTATCTCCTTTTTTACAGCAAATGTTCATGCCTCTGCTTCATGCAATTTTTGAAGTGTTGCTCCGACCAGCAGAAGAAAATGACCAGTCTGCTGCTTTAGAGAAGCAAATGTTGCGAAGGAGTTACTTTGCTTTCCTGCAAACAGTCACAGGCAGCGGAATGAGCGAAGTCATAGCAAATCAAG gTGCAGAAAATGTAGAACGAGTTCTGGTTACTGTTATCCAAGGAGCAGTCGAATATCCAGATCCAATTGCCCAGAAAACGTGTTTTATCATCCTCTCCAAGTTGGTAGAACTCTGGG GAGGTAAAGATGGACCAGTGGGATTTGCTGATTTTGTTTATAAGCACATTGTCCCTGCATGTTTCCTAGCACCTTTAAAACAGACCTTTGACCTGGCAGATGCACAAACAGTATTG GCTTTGTCTGAATGTGCGGTGACATTGAAAACAATTCATCTCAAACGG gGCCCAGAATGTGTTCAGTATCTTCAACAAGAATACCTGCCTTCCTTGCAAGTAGCTCCAGAGATAATTCAG GAGTTTTGTCAAGCGCTTCAGCAGCCTGAtgctaaagtttttaaaaattacttaaag GTATTCTTCCAGAGAGCAAAGCCCTAA